A genomic window from Lotus japonicus ecotype B-129 chromosome 1, LjGifu_v1.2 includes:
- the LOC130729803 gene encoding uncharacterized protein LOC130729803: MFTLATIEEKNKRKMCDQEVNQPLSPSRSPSNPPQFQLHPSTPEKIPSPHIQKRMQGDTCFKCHQQGHWSWFCPLNSPNNKPLSSSSHSPTHHSPQNIHCRCGYGFCIIKTSNSERNPDRKYYSCPIKRGAQCKGYGFMKWCDEPVDQSDLQPPLFKYPECECRAGVCRRVRGTEQSTNAVKYYFECPVKKGHGSCGYQVLEDEVLNNTSIAHVRQSMSEDLVLNNTSITPIRKSREGLKVEGKEERKGFRELKDFFMDSGMNQAMTSLSAGVTGVIKFNGLNYADWSEQIQFQLGYMNLDLAIVTDEKPAAITETSTNDDKSYYEAWVRSNRLCLNLMRMTMAENVKPSMPKTDNAREFMAKVKEFSQSDITDKSIVGTLMSELTTKRFDWSQPIHDHVTSMANLAAKLKSMGMDEIKAMLIQEEGRLKKEKDHSIHLTTHDGASSSKAKPGRKEQKKDKALKVKEGRIHKEHVCYFCKKAGHFKKYCPKRKAWFEKKGIPFDPSHKRN, from the exons atgttcACACTGGCCACcatagaagaaaagaacaagaggAAAATGTGTGATCAGGAAGTGAACCAGCCTCTCTCACCTTCACGATCACCATCAAATCCTCCTCAATTTCAACTTCACCCAAGCACCCCAGAGAAGATCCCAAGCCCACACATTCAGAAACGAATGCAAGGAGACACTTGCTTCAAGTGTCACCAACAAGGTCATTGGAGTTGGTTTTGCCCTTTGAACTCCCCCAACAACAAGCCCCTCTCATCATCATCACACTCACCCACTCACCACTCCCCTCAGAACATTCACTGCCGTTGTGGCTACGGTTTTTGCATCATCAAAACCTCCAACAGCGAGAGAAACCCGGATAGGAAGTACTATTCCTGCCCCATCAAAAGG ggGGCACAGTGTAAAGGGTATGGATTTATGAAATGGTGTGATGAGCCTGTTGATCAGAGTGATTTGCAGCCTCCGTTGTTCAAGTACCCTGAGTGTGAATGCAGAGCTGGAGTGTGTCGTAGAGTGAGGGGAACAGAACAGAGTACCAATGCGGTTAAGTACTATTTTGAGTGCCCTGTGAAAAAG GGTCATGGATCATGTGGATACCAAGTGTTAGAGGATGAAGTGCTCAACAACACAAGCATTGCTCATGTCCGACAAAGCATGTCTGAAGATTTAGTGCTCAACAACACAAGCATTACTCCTATCCGGAAAAGCAG AGAAGGACTGAAAGTGGAAGGCAAAGAGGAGAGAAAAGGATTCAGAGAGCTTAAGGATTTCTTCATGGATTCTGGCATGAATCAAG CTATGACTTCTTTGTCTGCTGGGGTCACTGGTGTGATTAAGTTCAACGGTCTTAACTATGCTGATTGGTCGGAACAGATTCAGTTTCAACTGGGTTATATGAATTTAGACCTAGCAATAGTTACAGACGAAAAGCCTGCAGCCATTACTGAGACCAGTACGAATGATGACAAGTCTTATTATGAGGCTTGGGTAAGGTCTAATAGGCTGTGCTTGAACTTGATGAGAATGACAATGGCTGAAAATGTTAAGCCATCCATGCCCAAAACAGACAATGCAAGGGAATTTATGGCAAAAGTTAAGGAGTTCTCACAATCAGACATAACTGACAAGTCCATTGTGGGAACTCTAATGAGTGAGTTGACGACCAAAAGGTTTGATTGGTCTCAACCAATTCATGATCATGTGACTAGCATGGCAAATCTGGCAGCAAAGCTGAAGTCCATGGGTATGGAT GAAATTAAGGCCATGTTGATTCAGGAGGAAGGGAGattaaagaaagagaaagaccACTCAATTCATCTCACGACTCATGATGGAGCTAGTAGCAGCAAGGCTAAACCAGGTAGAAAGGAACAGAAGAAGGACAAAGCCTTAAAAGTTAAAGAGGGTCGAATCCATAAGGAGCATGTGTGCTACTTCTGTAAGAAGGCTGGACACTTCAAGAAATATTGTCCGAAAAGAAAGGCTTGGTTCGAAAAGAAAG GGATTCCTTTCGATCCATCCCATAAGAGGAACTGA